CAAGGGCGTGACGATCACCCGGCCGCCGTCCCACTACCTCACGCGCTTTTACCTGGACAACCTGGCCTACTCGGAGACGGCGTACTCCGATGCGGCGCTCCTCTGTGCCCTCGCCTGCGTGGGGAGCGACCGCGTCGTTCTCGGGAGCGACGCGCCGTTCGCGGTCGGCCGGCTCCAGCGCTCGGTGGAGTTCATCCGACGCTGCGAATTCCTGAGCGGGGCGGAGCGGGAGAAGATCCTGGGCGACAATGCCGCCCGGTTCCTCCGCTGGGAGCGGTAGGACCGCCTCCACCCGCCGACACGTCGCATTGACCGTCCCGGCGGTGGGCGGTAGGCTTGCCTTGTCTTGGATGGCGAGCCGACAGGCGCAAGAGGCGTGAGCTGTGCAGAGTAGAGCCCTGGCCCTGGCTGTGCTCCTGGGCGCCGCGGCGCTGGCCGGCTGCGCGACCGCCTACGGACGGGGCGTCTCCGCGCTCGGGCTCGGG
Above is a window of Candidatus Rokuibacteriota bacterium DNA encoding:
- a CDS encoding amidohydrolase family protein; the protein is KGVTITRPPSHYLTRFYLDNLAYSETAYSDAALLCALACVGSDRVVLGSDAPFAVGRLQRSVEFIRRCEFLSGAEREKILGDNAARFLRWER